Proteins from a genomic interval of Verrucomicrobium sp.:
- the lpxB gene encoding lipid-A-disaccharide synthase: MSDSPSVFFFAGEASGDAHGAALIEALRRLRPDVRCLGAGGPRMQAAGQEQLYDLTEHAVVGLVEVLRHYPRLRGLFNQAVRAVKKAQPEAVVFIDYPGFNLRLAKALRRAAPKTKLIFFISPQVWAWKSGRAKTMARLLDRLLVIFPFEKEWFAQHAPSLPVEWVGHPIWDRMLVQEREGDSGPVRRVALLPGSRQGEIRKHLPILLEAARHLYEKRRDLRFVWLAPDAKAQRLGLEILKDYPGGPPIEAYVGYPLSHMSRCGLALLASGTVSLECACVGVPQIVFYKVHPLTYLIGRMVVKIPFVSMVNILAGKEIIPEMIQAGLTPESLANRAENLLDDEGLRAAMRGQMAEAVAKLGPPGAGERAARSVLAEIGAAPAA; encoded by the coding sequence ATGAGCGATTCCCCCTCCGTCTTCTTCTTCGCCGGGGAGGCTAGCGGCGACGCCCACGGTGCCGCCCTCATCGAGGCCCTCCGCCGCCTGCGGCCCGACGTCCGCTGCCTGGGCGCGGGCGGTCCCCGCATGCAGGCCGCCGGGCAGGAGCAGCTCTACGACCTGACGGAGCACGCCGTCGTCGGCCTGGTGGAGGTGCTCCGCCATTACCCCCGCCTGCGCGGCCTCTTTAACCAAGCGGTCCGCGCGGTGAAGAAGGCGCAGCCGGAGGCCGTCGTCTTCATCGACTATCCGGGCTTCAACCTTCGCCTGGCCAAGGCGCTCCGCCGCGCCGCGCCGAAGACCAAGCTCATCTTCTTCATCAGCCCGCAGGTCTGGGCGTGGAAGAGCGGACGGGCCAAGACCATGGCCCGCCTCCTCGACCGCCTGCTGGTCATCTTCCCCTTTGAAAAGGAATGGTTCGCCCAGCACGCGCCGAGCCTTCCGGTCGAGTGGGTCGGCCATCCCATTTGGGACCGCATGCTCGTCCAGGAGCGGGAAGGGGACTCCGGTCCCGTCCGCCGCGTCGCCCTTCTGCCCGGCAGCCGCCAGGGAGAGATCAGGAAGCACCTCCCCATCCTGCTGGAGGCCGCCCGCCACCTTTACGAGAAGCGGCGGGACCTCCGCTTCGTCTGGCTGGCCCCGGACGCCAAGGCGCAGCGCCTCGGCCTGGAAATCCTCAAAGACTATCCCGGCGGGCCGCCCATCGAGGCTTACGTCGGCTACCCCCTTTCCCACATGAGCCGCTGCGGCCTGGCCTTGCTGGCCTCCGGCACCGTCTCCCTGGAGTGCGCCTGCGTGGGCGTTCCGCAGATCGTCTTTTACAAGGTCCACCCCCTGACTTACCTTATCGGCCGCATGGTCGTGAAAATCCCCTTCGTCAGCATGGTCAACATCCTGGCCGGCAAGGAGATCATCCCGGAAATGATCCAGGCCGGGCTCACCCCGGAATCCCTGGCCAACCGGGCCGAAAACCTCCTGGACGACGAAGGGCTCCGCGCCGCCATGCGCGGCCAGATGGCGGAGGCCGTGGCCAAGCTGGGCCCCCCCGGAGCCGGGGAGCGCGCCGCCCGGTCCGTCCTCGCCGAAATCGGCGCCGCCCCCGCCGCCTAA
- the nusA gene encoding transcription termination factor NusA yields the protein MSQEIVAIMEYMEKEKGIKREILIEAMQAALLASSRKSFGPAKDLRVEIDPKSGKLRAFARLEVVEKVTNPADQITLLKARDIDKEAQLGGAVDMEVTPKEFGRIAAQVFKQTINQTLRGIERKMIFSEFKDRAGAIVTGTVRRFERSDVIVDLGKFEAILPSRERVPTEEYNPGERIRAYVVAVEEGVRGLEIILSRSHPNFVRKLLELEVNEVNDKTVEIKAMAREAGYRTKIAVWSSNEKIDPVGACVGIRGARVKNIVRELNNEKIDLFKWSPNIRELAVEALKPAKLKSLEVDEANHRLKVTVDSENYSLALGRKGQNTRLATKITGWEIDILKEHTAAENFAEQITKAAGELAASLSIEQAVADQIVRAGLVSVEAIAEVDEEDFLGAVPGLEPEAAKGIRQAAIEKTKAGADQPANA from the coding sequence ATGAGTCAAGAAATTGTAGCGATCATGGAATACATGGAGAAGGAAAAGGGGATCAAACGGGAGATCCTCATTGAAGCGATGCAAGCCGCATTGCTCGCTTCCTCGCGCAAAAGCTTCGGCCCGGCCAAGGATCTCCGCGTGGAGATCGACCCCAAAAGCGGCAAGCTCCGCGCCTTTGCCCGCCTGGAAGTGGTGGAAAAGGTGACCAACCCGGCCGACCAGATCACCCTCCTCAAAGCCCGCGACATCGACAAGGAAGCCCAGCTCGGCGGCGCCGTCGACATGGAGGTGACGCCGAAGGAATTCGGCCGCATCGCCGCCCAGGTCTTCAAGCAGACCATCAACCAAACCCTCCGCGGCATCGAGCGGAAGATGATCTTTTCCGAGTTCAAGGACCGCGCCGGCGCCATCGTCACCGGCACCGTCCGCCGCTTCGAGCGGAGCGACGTCATCGTCGACCTCGGCAAGTTCGAGGCCATCCTCCCCTCCCGCGAGCGCGTCCCCACGGAAGAATACAACCCCGGCGAGCGCATCCGCGCCTACGTCGTGGCCGTGGAAGAGGGCGTGCGCGGCCTGGAGATCATCCTCTCCCGCAGCCACCCCAACTTCGTCCGCAAGCTCCTGGAGCTGGAAGTCAACGAGGTCAACGACAAGACCGTGGAGATCAAGGCCATGGCCCGCGAGGCCGGCTACCGCACGAAGATCGCCGTCTGGTCCTCCAACGAGAAGATCGACCCGGTGGGCGCCTGCGTCGGCATCCGCGGCGCGCGCGTGAAGAACATCGTCCGCGAGCTGAACAACGAGAAGATCGACCTCTTCAAGTGGTCCCCCAACATCCGTGAGCTGGCCGTGGAGGCCCTCAAGCCCGCCAAGCTGAAGAGCCTGGAGGTCGACGAGGCCAACCACCGCCTGAAGGTCACCGTCGACAGCGAGAACTACTCCCTGGCCCTGGGCCGCAAGGGGCAGAACACCCGCCTGGCCACCAAGATCACCGGCTGGGAGATCGACATCCTCAAAGAGCACACCGCCGCCGAGAACTTCGCCGAGCAGATCACAAAGGCCGCCGGCGAGCTGGCCGCATCCCTCTCCATCGAGCAGGCCGTGGCCGACCAGATCGTCCGCGCCGGCCTCGTCAGCGTCGAGGCGATCGCGGAGGTCGACGAGGAAGACTTCCTCGGCGCCGTCCCGGGCCTCGAGCCCGAGGCCGCCAAGGGCATTCGCCAGGCCGCCATCGAGAAGACCAAGGCCGGGGCCGACCAGCCCGCGAACGCCTAA
- the infB gene encoding translation initiation factor IF-2: protein MKRGEHGITFIDTPGHAAFTAMRARGASVTDIVVLVVASDDGLMPQTLEAISHAKAAGAPIIVAINKCDLPAANPMRVKGQLQEQGLAPEEYGGQTITVEVSATKGTGIDKLLEMITLQAELMELKAHFRGEAKARVVEAQTEVGRGPTATVLVQDGILKVGEPALCGPFYGRVKALINDLGQNVKEAGPSTPVKVIGLSGVPSPGEELVTMDSDKKVREIAEERAASLRLKKIEAAPKVTLENLFDTIADGQKKTLNLIIKADVQGSIEAVVGQLRNIDSKKVDLEIVHTGVGPIAESDVILARASSAVVIGFNTKTDNAAANAAKREGVQIKLFSIIYELVDQIKEAMAGLLDPELRETQLGTALVKKVFELSKYPVAGCAVQTGRIVRNARARVIRKKQPIYDGGIHTLKRFQDDASEVRSGLECGIRLGDFTEYEEGDVIECYQLEKVAQTL, encoded by the coding sequence GTGAAGCGCGGGGAACACGGCATCACCTTCATCGACACCCCGGGCCACGCCGCCTTCACCGCCATGCGCGCGCGCGGCGCCTCCGTGACCGACATCGTCGTCCTGGTCGTCGCCTCGGACGACGGGCTCATGCCCCAGACCCTGGAGGCCATCAGCCACGCCAAGGCCGCCGGCGCCCCCATCATCGTCGCCATCAACAAGTGCGACCTCCCCGCCGCCAACCCCATGCGCGTGAAGGGCCAGCTCCAGGAGCAGGGCCTCGCGCCGGAAGAATACGGCGGCCAAACCATCACCGTTGAAGTCTCCGCCACCAAGGGGACGGGCATCGACAAACTTTTGGAGATGATCACCCTCCAGGCCGAGCTCATGGAGCTCAAGGCCCACTTCCGCGGCGAGGCCAAGGCCCGCGTCGTGGAGGCCCAGACCGAGGTCGGCCGCGGCCCCACCGCCACCGTCCTCGTCCAGGACGGCATCCTGAAGGTGGGCGAGCCCGCCCTCTGCGGCCCCTTCTACGGCCGCGTGAAGGCCCTCATCAACGACCTGGGCCAGAACGTCAAGGAAGCCGGCCCTTCCACCCCCGTGAAAGTCATCGGCCTCTCCGGCGTCCCCTCCCCGGGCGAGGAGCTGGTCACCATGGACAGCGACAAGAAGGTGCGCGAGATCGCCGAGGAGCGCGCCGCCTCCCTCCGCCTCAAGAAGATCGAGGCCGCGCCGAAGGTCACCCTGGAAAACCTCTTCGACACCATCGCCGACGGGCAGAAGAAGACCCTCAACCTCATCATCAAGGCCGACGTCCAGGGCTCCATCGAGGCCGTCGTGGGCCAGCTGCGCAACATCGACAGCAAGAAAGTCGACCTGGAGATCGTCCACACCGGCGTCGGCCCGATCGCCGAATCGGACGTCATCCTGGCCCGCGCCAGCTCCGCCGTCGTCATCGGCTTCAACACGAAGACCGACAACGCCGCCGCCAACGCCGCCAAGCGCGAGGGCGTTCAGATCAAGCTCTTCTCCATCATTTACGAGCTGGTCGACCAGATCAAGGAGGCCATGGCGGGCCTCCTCGACCCCGAGCTGCGCGAGACCCAGCTGGGCACCGCGCTGGTCAAGAAGGTCTTCGAGCTTTCCAAGTATCCCGTGGCGGGCTGCGCCGTGCAGACCGGCCGCATCGTCCGCAACGCCCGCGCCCGCGTCATCCGCAAGAAGCAGCCGATCTACGACGGCGGCATCCACACCCTCAAGCGGTTCCAGGACGACGCGTCCGAGGTCCGCTCCGGCCTGGAGTGCGGCATCCGCCTGGGCGATTTCACCGAATACGAGGAAGGCGACGTCATCGAGTGCTACCAGCTCGAGAAGGTCGCCCAGACCCTCTAG
- a CDS encoding Gfo/Idh/MocA family oxidoreductase, with protein sequence MNIFSGRAVPKETAVEKVAVGVVGVGHIGRHHVRLYAEAPGADLVGVFDMNRDAARKIAAQYKVPAYDRLEDLLARAEALSVATPTVTHFEIGAQALEAGRHLLIEKPIADRPEQARQLVEIAARKGAVLQVGHIERFNPAFQALEAMLTHPKFIEAHRLSPYPGRSIDIGVVLDLMIHDIDIILHLVRSPLESIDAVGVPVLSRSEDIANARLRFQNGCVANITTSRISPEKLRKIRVFQDDAYLSLDYQNQSGEIYRRQDGKITRDKIPVRKEEPLKLELESFLECVRAKRRPLVDGAQAADALEVALRIVEQIGSGNGMPALP encoded by the coding sequence ATGAACATTTTTTCGGGCCGCGCGGTCCCTAAAGAGACGGCCGTCGAGAAAGTCGCCGTCGGCGTCGTCGGCGTCGGCCACATCGGGCGCCATCACGTCCGCTTATATGCCGAGGCGCCCGGGGCCGACCTGGTCGGCGTCTTCGACATGAACCGGGACGCCGCCCGGAAGATCGCCGCCCAATACAAGGTCCCCGCCTACGACCGGCTGGAGGACCTCCTGGCCCGGGCGGAGGCCCTCAGCGTCGCCACGCCCACGGTGACCCATTTCGAGATCGGCGCGCAGGCGCTGGAAGCGGGCCGCCACCTCCTCATCGAGAAGCCGATCGCCGACCGGCCGGAGCAGGCCCGCCAGCTCGTCGAGATCGCCGCGCGGAAGGGGGCCGTCCTTCAGGTCGGCCATATCGAGCGCTTCAATCCCGCCTTTCAGGCTTTGGAGGCCATGCTGACGCATCCCAAGTTCATCGAGGCCCACCGCCTTTCCCCCTATCCGGGCCGGAGCATCGACATCGGCGTCGTCCTCGACCTGATGATCCACGACATCGACATCATCCTCCACCTGGTCCGCTCCCCCCTGGAGAGCATCGACGCCGTCGGCGTCCCGGTCTTAAGCCGCAGCGAGGACATCGCCAACGCCCGCCTCCGCTTCCAGAACGGGTGCGTGGCCAACATCACCACCAGCCGCATCAGCCCGGAGAAGCTGCGGAAGATCCGCGTCTTCCAGGACGACGCCTACCTCTCCCTCGACTACCAGAACCAGAGCGGGGAAATCTACCGCCGCCAGGATGGGAAGATCACCCGGGACAAGATCCCCGTCCGCAAGGAAGAGCCGCTGAAGCTGGAGCTGGAGTCCTTCCTGGAATGCGTCCGCGCCAAGCGCCGCCCCTTGGTGGACGGCGCGCAGGCCGCCGACGCGCTGGAGGTGGCCCTGCGCATCGTCGAGCAGATCGGTTCCGGCAACGGCATGCCCGCCCTTCCATGA
- a CDS encoding tetratricopeptide repeat protein: MSDPDSIKHELQAVLGYCDLGMWDEALAEVDEAESRQAEGPSAKLDELRLNILQRAERWTTMREIAARAAEREPVRPAWFLSWAYALRREVSIPAAREILEKALRLHPAEALISFNLACYAAQLDECEAAARHLAQALRLDPKLAKNAQNDPDLAPLRNRGPLPAPQSPPPAILPPPKTQQFAAPKAPALPNESAALRVYVRHLTEGDAAARAVALHALVQARAEPVFTALLASEQTAVSQLASQGLWECWLNEAGPAARHLIEKGVQLMEKSDFPVAERLFRRLMNDYPDWAEAVNKLATLCYLSKRYEESLSLCRRVVTMKPDHFGAWQGIELCAVQMKDWSVALEAAKQSLRLQPQHPAHRKLVESLEAKLGGEEER; this comes from the coding sequence ATGAGCGATCCCGATTCGATCAAGCACGAGTTGCAGGCCGTCCTGGGCTACTGCGACCTGGGGATGTGGGACGAGGCGCTGGCCGAGGTCGACGAGGCCGAAAGCCGCCAGGCCGAAGGCCCCTCCGCCAAGCTGGACGAGCTGCGCCTGAATATTCTGCAACGGGCGGAGCGATGGACCACCATGCGGGAGATCGCCGCCCGGGCGGCGGAACGGGAGCCGGTCCGGCCCGCCTGGTTCCTTTCCTGGGCCTACGCCCTGCGGCGGGAGGTTTCCATCCCGGCGGCGCGGGAAATCCTGGAAAAGGCCCTGCGGCTTCACCCGGCGGAAGCCCTCATCTCCTTTAACCTGGCCTGCTACGCCGCCCAGCTCGACGAGTGCGAGGCGGCCGCCCGCCACCTGGCCCAGGCCCTGCGGCTCGACCCCAAGCTGGCCAAGAACGCCCAGAACGATCCCGACCTGGCCCCCCTGCGCAACCGCGGCCCGCTGCCCGCGCCCCAATCCCCGCCTCCGGCGATCCTCCCTCCGCCCAAGACGCAGCAGTTCGCGGCGCCGAAGGCTCCCGCTCTGCCGAACGAGTCGGCCGCGCTCCGCGTCTACGTCCGCCATTTGACGGAAGGGGACGCCGCCGCGCGCGCCGTGGCGCTTCACGCCCTGGTCCAGGCCCGGGCGGAACCGGTCTTCACGGCCCTCCTCGCCTCGGAGCAAACCGCCGTCTCCCAGCTGGCTAGCCAGGGCCTGTGGGAGTGCTGGCTGAACGAGGCCGGCCCCGCCGCGCGCCATCTGATCGAAAAAGGCGTCCAGCTCATGGAGAAAAGCGATTTTCCCGTTGCCGAGAGGCTCTTCCGCCGCCTGATGAACGACTATCCCGATTGGGCGGAGGCGGTCAACAAGCTGGCCACCCTCTGCTACCTCTCCAAGCGGTATGAGGAGAGCCTGAGCCTCTGCCGCCGCGTGGTGACGATGAAGCCGGACCACTTCGGCGCCTGGCAGGGGATCGAGCTGTGCGCCGTGCAGATGAAGGACTGGTCCGTGGCCCTGGAGGCGGCCAAGCAGAGCCTGCGCCTCCAGCCCCAGCATCCGGCCCACCGGAAGCTGGTCGAGTCCCTGGAGGCCAAGCTGGGCGGGGAAGAGGAGCGTTGA
- a CDS encoding NAD+ synthase, giving the protein MKIGLLQLNATIGDYAENLRQLGEGYRKLAKEGAEIVVAPELFLCGYPPRDLLLRPDFIEAGEAALAQAAALTAGGPALCVGCVRPNAQRPGRPLWNAAAWLEDGRIQHTAHKALLPTYDVFDEDRYFEPAAAPTLVAWRGKKIGITICEDIWNDADFWPDRRYRLDPVSELRRSGAEVILNLSASPWYRGKEKLRTEMVARAAKDEGVPIVQVNMVGGNDELIFDGQSAAFDAHGKVLFQAPAFETGGWVVDLKGACPPSASRLDEEETVRRALALGIRDYVGKCGFRSVALGLSGGIDSAVVAALAVEALGPQAVFGFSLPARYSSPGSLSDAQALAHNLGIAHEVVSIENAFQVVEKELGPVFQGRAADAAEENVQSRLRGLMLMAVSNKFGHLVLTTGNKSELAVGYCTLYGDMCGALAPIADLTKSEVYGLARAINRQRELIPQNSISKPPSAELRPNQTDQDSLPDYAVLDQILELYVVQHRSKAEIVAAGFDAAVVADVLNKVTFSEYKRRQAAPGLKVSPRAFGMGRQIPVAQRFRT; this is encoded by the coding sequence ATGAAAATCGGCCTCCTCCAGCTCAACGCCACCATCGGCGATTACGCGGAGAATCTCCGCCAATTGGGGGAGGGATACCGGAAGCTGGCCAAGGAAGGGGCGGAGATCGTCGTGGCCCCGGAGCTTTTCCTGTGCGGCTACCCGCCGCGCGACCTCCTCCTGCGGCCCGACTTTATCGAGGCCGGGGAGGCCGCCCTGGCCCAGGCCGCCGCGCTGACGGCGGGCGGTCCGGCGCTCTGCGTCGGCTGCGTCCGGCCGAACGCCCAGCGGCCCGGCCGCCCCCTTTGGAACGCGGCCGCGTGGCTGGAGGACGGGCGCATCCAGCACACGGCGCACAAGGCCCTGCTGCCCACTTACGACGTCTTCGACGAGGACCGTTACTTTGAACCGGCCGCCGCGCCGACTTTGGTGGCCTGGCGGGGAAAGAAGATCGGCATCACGATCTGCGAGGATATCTGGAACGACGCCGACTTCTGGCCCGACCGCCGCTACCGCCTGGACCCGGTTTCCGAGCTGCGCCGGTCCGGGGCGGAGGTGATCCTCAACCTCTCCGCCTCCCCCTGGTATCGGGGGAAGGAAAAGCTCCGCACGGAGATGGTGGCCCGCGCCGCCAAGGACGAGGGCGTCCCCATCGTCCAGGTGAACATGGTGGGCGGCAACGACGAGCTGATCTTCGACGGCCAGAGCGCCGCCTTTGACGCGCACGGGAAGGTCCTTTTCCAGGCTCCGGCGTTTGAGACGGGCGGCTGGGTCGTCGACCTCAAGGGGGCCTGCCCTCCCTCCGCCTCCCGCCTGGACGAGGAGGAGACGGTCCGCCGCGCCCTGGCCCTGGGCATCCGGGATTATGTGGGAAAGTGCGGCTTCCGCTCCGTGGCGCTGGGCCTTTCCGGCGGGATCGATTCGGCCGTCGTCGCCGCGCTGGCGGTGGAGGCTCTGGGGCCGCAGGCGGTCTTCGGCTTCTCCCTGCCCGCCCGCTATTCCAGCCCCGGCAGCCTGAGCGACGCGCAGGCGCTGGCGCACAATCTGGGCATCGCGCATGAGGTGGTTTCCATCGAGAACGCCTTCCAGGTCGTCGAGAAGGAGCTGGGGCCGGTCTTTCAGGGCCGCGCGGCGGACGCCGCGGAGGAGAATGTGCAGTCCCGCCTGCGGGGCCTCATGCTAATGGCGGTTTCCAACAAATTCGGCCACCTGGTGCTGACGACGGGGAACAAGTCGGAGCTGGCGGTGGGCTACTGCACGCTCTACGGCGACATGTGCGGCGCGCTGGCCCCCATTGCCGACCTGACGAAGAGCGAGGTCTACGGCCTGGCCCGCGCGATCAACCGGCAGCGGGAGCTCATCCCGCAGAACTCGATTTCCAAGCCGCCCAGCGCCGAGCTGCGCCCCAACCAGACCGACCAGGATTCCCTGCCGGACTACGCGGTGCTGGACCAGATCCTGGAGCTATACGTGGTGCAGCACCGGAGCAAGGCGGAGATCGTGGCGGCGGGCTTTGACGCGGCCGTGGTGGCGGACGTGCTGAACAAGGTGACGTTCAGCGAATACAAGCGGCGCCAAGCGGCGCCGGGTCTGAAGGTTTCCCCCCGCGCCTTTGGCATGGGGCGGCAGATCCCGGTGGCGCAGCGGTTCAGGACTTAG
- a CDS encoding acyltransferase, translating into MSSQNPLAAAEGHSRLVPLEACRGLAACIVFFHHFLLGFAPRLHGGLYEGIGPGSLAGTLAFPLVNGTAAVSFFFVLSGYVLPYRYFHTGRTGMLERTAFKRFFRLAGPAVLSTLLVGLALAAGFGFFRAAGHLSGSGWLIQMANPKTAPVPSVPGAVLDGLKAFFTGWSSYNSNLWTMRIEWIGSLLVYALAYGVARWPQRAGWVLFFGAACVIGSPFYLSFPLGAALCWLHARRGTRLAAGWALLFLAGAYYLYGYLVSQGPYKAFASILPLSTPALPRPSLHSYLYLLASLLVMQALTGWRALYQMLDRPWGAFLGRISFPLYLIHPLILFTWSSWLFVHLHGRVSDAAALWLTLLGTLPPLALAVAVMTWFDEFWLARVNRIFKARSRKD; encoded by the coding sequence ATGTCGTCGCAGAATCCCCTGGCTGCCGCGGAGGGCCATTCCCGCCTGGTGCCGCTGGAGGCGTGCCGCGGCTTGGCGGCCTGCATCGTGTTCTTCCACCACTTTCTGCTGGGCTTCGCGCCGCGTCTTCACGGGGGGCTCTATGAAGGGATCGGCCCTGGATCCCTGGCGGGCACGCTGGCCTTCCCCCTGGTCAACGGCACGGCGGCCGTTTCCTTCTTTTTTGTCCTCTCCGGCTACGTCCTGCCCTACCGCTATTTCCACACGGGGCGGACGGGAATGCTGGAACGGACGGCCTTTAAACGCTTCTTCCGGCTGGCCGGTCCGGCGGTGCTCAGCACCTTGCTGGTGGGCCTGGCGCTCGCCGCCGGTTTCGGTTTTTTCCGGGCGGCAGGCCATTTAAGCGGCTCCGGCTGGCTCATTCAAATGGCCAACCCGAAGACGGCGCCGGTTCCGTCTGTCCCCGGCGCCGTCCTGGACGGCCTGAAGGCCTTCTTCACGGGCTGGTCCTCCTACAATTCCAATCTGTGGACGATGCGGATCGAGTGGATCGGCAGCCTGCTGGTCTACGCCCTGGCTTACGGCGTCGCCCGCTGGCCGCAGCGGGCCGGGTGGGTCCTCTTCTTCGGCGCGGCCTGCGTCATCGGCAGCCCGTTCTATCTCTCTTTTCCCCTGGGCGCGGCGCTCTGCTGGCTCCACGCGCGACGCGGCACCCGGCTGGCCGCCGGCTGGGCCCTTCTTTTCCTGGCGGGAGCCTATTACCTCTACGGCTATCTCGTCTCACAAGGGCCTTACAAGGCTTTTGCCTCGATCTTACCCCTCTCCACGCCCGCGCTGCCGCGCCCCAGCCTTCACAGCTACCTCTATCTGCTGGCCTCCCTTTTAGTGATGCAGGCCCTCACTGGCTGGCGGGCGCTCTACCAGATGCTCGACCGCCCGTGGGGCGCGTTCCTGGGCCGGATCTCCTTCCCCCTCTACCTGATCCATCCGTTGATCCTCTTCACCTGGTCGAGCTGGCTCTTCGTCCATCTCCACGGGCGGGTTTCGGACGCGGCGGCGCTCTGGCTCACGCTATTGGGAACCCTGCCGCCGCTGGCGCTGGCGGTCGCCGTGATGACGTGGTTCGACGAGTTTTGGCTGGCCCGGGTGAACCGGATCTTTAAAGCGCGGAGTCGGAAGGACTGA
- the lpxI gene encoding UDP-2,3-diacylglucosamine diphosphatase LpxI (LpxI, functionally equivalent to LpxH, replaces it in LPS biosynthesis in a minority of bacteria.), giving the protein MNPPAQAPLPDHLGLIAGKGSYPLLVARAARAAGVKRLSLVAFDRETDPALFPLADESLSIRVGELGKLLRFCRDQAVPAAIMAGQISPGHLFDLKPDWRALLLLAKLKERNAETIFGAIADKLGEGGTIVLPATTFLEDCLAAPGPLAGPRPGRRQREDIAYGFRIAKEMARLDIGQTVVVKRGTVLAVEAFEGTNAAARRGGALGRGGAVLVKVSKPGQDFRFDVPVVGPHTFQTAHEAGIGTIACEAGRTLLLERERLEALAREFKISLVGVSPSDSAL; this is encoded by the coding sequence TTGAATCCCCCCGCCCAAGCTCCTCTGCCGGACCATCTTGGCCTTATCGCCGGGAAGGGGAGCTATCCCCTGCTGGTCGCCCGGGCCGCCCGGGCGGCGGGCGTGAAGCGCCTTTCCCTTGTTGCCTTCGACCGGGAGACCGATCCCGCCCTCTTTCCCCTGGCCGACGAGTCCCTCTCCATCCGGGTCGGCGAATTGGGGAAGCTCCTCCGCTTTTGCCGGGACCAGGCGGTCCCCGCGGCCATCATGGCGGGGCAGATCTCCCCCGGCCACCTCTTTGACCTGAAGCCCGATTGGCGGGCCCTCCTCCTCCTGGCCAAGCTTAAGGAACGCAACGCGGAGACGATCTTCGGCGCCATCGCGGACAAGCTGGGGGAGGGCGGCACCATCGTCCTGCCCGCCACCACTTTCCTGGAGGATTGCCTGGCCGCTCCCGGCCCTCTGGCCGGTCCCCGCCCGGGCCGCCGCCAGCGGGAGGACATCGCCTACGGTTTCCGCATCGCCAAGGAGATGGCCCGGCTCGACATCGGCCAGACCGTCGTGGTGAAGCGCGGGACCGTCCTGGCCGTGGAGGCCTTTGAAGGGACCAACGCCGCCGCCCGCCGCGGCGGGGCGCTGGGCCGGGGCGGCGCGGTCCTGGTCAAGGTGAGCAAGCCGGGGCAGGACTTCCGCTTCGACGTGCCGGTCGTCGGCCCCCACACCTTTCAGACCGCGCATGAGGCGGGCATCGGCACCATCGCCTGCGAGGCGGGCCGCACCCTTCTTTTGGAACGGGAGCGGCTGGAGGCCCTGGCCCGGGAGTTTAAAATCTCCCTGGTCGGCGTCAGTCCTTCCGACTCCGCGCTTTAA